ACAAAGTTGTACACCATATCCTGCTTGTCAAAACCGAGCGAGAGATAGGTTTTTTGGCTGCTGCATCCAGAAATAAGAACAGCAGCAGCAGCGGCTGATAAAAGTAAAGCTCTCTTCAAATTAACACTCCTCAATAAAAATGTTTGCCATAATCAAAAAACAAAATGCCCGCTGTAAGAGCTCAGCGGGCATTTGAGTTTGCTTTTAGATCTTTTCAAATGAGTACTTATGAATGAACCTCATAGTAAGAACATCCGGCCCTTTTTTAGTATCGCCGCCTTTGGGCTGCTCCATTGCCACATGCTCGCTCACCAGAGATTCTGAAGACTTAACCACCTCACCGGTTTCAGTATTATAAACCATACTGCCTGTGAAAGTGTCTTTTGTGTCAAAGATGTTTGCCATGAAGCCCATAGAGCCTGAGCCCACATCAAGCCCTTCAATTTCTTTATTAGTCTGAGAGCCGGTCATTTCTATATGAGCGATGCCGTCCTGCATCTTTTCGACTTCATAAGTTTTTCTGAAGGCCTTGGAATCAAGAGCTCCCTTAGGGCTTGCCGAATATCTATCCCAGCTCTTGCCTTTTGCTACAGTCGTGCCGGGCTTTGGAATCCCTCTTATAGTATGCCTTTTGATGATGTAATCATCCTTGAAAATTGTTTTGGCTTCTCTGGTGCGGCATTTTTTCATTATGTCTTCTTTATCCACCACTTCAACCGTACCATCGGCAGCCATGGATATCTTGTAAGACTCGCCTATAATAGATGCAAGGGTCCCGCTTTCATCCTCTTTGCTGTTGAAATCTACATTCACCCCTTTGCTGTTCTTTGAGAAGAACACAAGCTCTTTTACAGTAATATCGAGGATTGCAGTCCCGTCCGGCTTGAGTGAATCAACCTTCTGGTCGAACACCATCTCAACCCTGCCGACATTTCTGTCCAGCTTGCTTTTCTCTTTCGAGGGCTGTTCGAAGCTCACTTCCTTAGTAGTTTCCTGAGAAACCTTGAATGTATCAACCTCGCCGGGCTGATAATTCAAAGCAAATTCTGCTGTCTGGCAGCCTGTCAGAAGGGCTGCGGCACAAACAAACAACGCTGTAAAAACAATACGAAAAGATCTCATTTTAGTCTCCAATAAGCGTAACATTAATGCTGATTAAACTGCGTTAGCATAAAAATATTATATAAGAAACAGTTTTTACCACAAGTTATTGATATAAAAAAATAAACACCTTTATAGTTTATTCCTCTCTAAGAGGCCATTTTTACAATCTAAAATCAAACATCCTGCTCGGTACGTTTGATAATCTCATCCTGCAATTCTTTTCCTAAAACAATGAAATAATCGCTGTATCCGGCCACTCTCACAATCAGATCTTTATGCTTTTCTGGATTCTGCTGGGCATCAAGAAGCGTTTCTTTATCCACAACATTAAACTGAATATGATGCCCGCCAAGCTTAAAATATGACCTGATAAGGTCTGCAAGGGCTTTTACCCCTTTGTCCTTCATCAGCTCGGGACTGAACTTCATATTAAGAAGAGTGCCGCCGGTGAGAGAGTGGTCAAAACAGGATGCGCTCTTGATAACACCCGTAGGGCCGACCTGATCAGCCCCCTGCGTTGGCGAGATTCCGTCTGAGAGCGGCTCTCCTGCCTTTCGACCTGAGGGAAGAGCCCCCGTTACCGTGCCGAAATAAATATGCGAGGTAGTGGGCAGAAGGTTCACACGATAGAAGCCGCCCTTTGTGTTTGGTTTGCCGTTTAATGCATCGTAATACATTTGGAACACATTTTTGGCAATCTCGTCGGCATAATTGTCGTCGTTGCCGTATTTAGGGGTCTTGTTCAAGAGCTGCTGGCGGAGATATTCATTATCTTCGAAGTTATTCTTGAGTGCCTCAGCAAGCTCTTTCATAGATATATTCTTCTCATCGAAAACATTGTACTTCAGCCCTGCAAACGCATCAGCCGCTGAACCAAGACCAACGCCTTGAATGTAAGTGGGGTTGTATCTCGGTCCGCCGTTGTGGTAATCAAGTCCTCTATTTATACAGTCGTCAACAAGCAGAGACATAAACGGAACTGGCATACGCTCGGCATAAAGTCTTTCTATCTCGCTGTTGAGTGATATCTTCAAATCTATGAAGTAGTTCAGCTGCCGCTTATACTGCTCGAGAAAATCATCAAAGCTTTCAATCTCTTCTGCTGGCTTTGTTTTCAGCCCAACCTGCCTGCCTGTAAGCGGGTCAACGCCTGCATTTATGGTGATCTCTAAAATCTTGGGCATATTGCAGTAGCCGGTGAGGATGCAGCTTTCCTTTCCGAAAGCGCTTACTGTAACGCAGCCGCTCGGGCCTCCGTTTCTTGCATCTTCAAGAGACTTACCTGCATTCAGCATTTCTTTTATTATCACATCAGTATTAAAAACGCTCGGCTGGCCGAACCCTTCACAAATCACCTTGCAGGCTCTTTCGAGGAATTTATCAGGATTCTTCTCGCTCAGCTGAATGCAGGAGCTTGGCTGAGTTAGACGCATCTCTTCGACTACATCCATAATCATATATGAGAGTTCATTAACGGCGTCTGAGCCGTCAGCGGGAAGAACGCCGCCAACATTAATGAGAGAAAAATCTGTATATGTTCCGCTCTGCTCTTCTGTAATACCAACTTTGGGCGGAGCGGGATGGTTGTTAAATTTTATCCAGAAGCATTCCAGAAGCTCTACGGCCTGCTCTCTGGTCAGCCGGCCGCTTTGAATCTCTTTCTCATAGAAAGGCATAAGGTTCTGATCTATTCTGCCCGGGTTGTATGAATCCCATGGGTTTGTCTCGATTATTACGCCCAGATGAATGAACCAGTACATCTGCAGGGCTTCGCGGAATGTATCGGGCTTTGAGGCAGGGACTTTCCTGCAAATCCTTTCAATCTCGAGCAGCTGCTCTTTCTTCTCACTGTTGCTTTCATTTTTTGCAAGCTCGGCGGCGAGGTCTGCATATCTTCCTGCAAACATAATCAGGGCATCTGCCGCTATAGCCATAGCTTCAAGCTGCTGATGCTTCTCCTTTGCCTCGCTGTCAGACTCAATCTCGTAAACGCTCTCCCTTATCTCCTCCTTGAAATCATTGAGGCCTCGGTTGTATATTTTGTCATCGAGAATGGCATGCCCCGGGCTTCTCTGCTCCATAAACTCAGTGAAAACACCCGCATCGAAGGCCTTCATCCAATCTTCACCTGCTCGTTCGAAGACTTCCTCCCGCATAGTTTTTCCCTGCCAGTAGGGTATGATGCGATCTTTGTAAACCTTCTTCACATCATCAGAAACTGCATACTGTGTTTTTTCCCGGGTGCTCATAATCTCTAAATCTTCAATGCTGTGGCAGCATATCTCGGGATACGTAGAAACGGCTTTCGGCCCTGAGCCCCGCTCGCCGACTATCATCTCTCCTTCGGATATATGTATGCTCTTATTGGCCAGAATATATTCAAACATCCTCGCTCGGGCGATTGGTGCAGAAAGCCTTTCATCAAGCTCTTTTATGTAAAAGTCTGTTACAAGCTCTGCACGTTCGGGACAGATAAAGGGCTTCGTGTTTATGCTTTCTTCCCTTAGTTTCCTCACTCTCTGATTCATTTTGCTGTCCTTAAAGTTTTCCTGAAAATCAAGTGTTAAAAATTGTATTGTTAAACATACCCTGATTATAAAACAAAAGTTTTAAATTTCAGCTTTTGAAATGGAAAATTAAACAAAAATTTAAAATTTCTTTCTGCTCGATTATGATTCTCTGCTGATAAGATAAATCGCCTCTCTTCCGAAAAGGTTAGGCAGAAAATTTACAATCCCCGTTCCTGCTGTTCTAGGCACGATTCTCTGCTCTATGCGAATATTGATGCTTCGGCAGAGCTTTTCAAAATCCTTCATTGAGAAGAAATGAACATTTGGGCTGTCATACCAGCTGTACGGCAGAGAGCTTGTAGTAGGGGCTCTTCCGGCAAAAAAGAGCTGCGTCCGGCAGCTGATGTGAGCGAAATTCGGGAAAGTAACTACGGCCTTTCTCCCAATCCGTACAATCTCCTTGAGCAGTTCTTTTGGCCGTTTGGTTGTCTGAAGGGTTTTCGAGAGCACTACATAATCAAACTGGCCGTCAGCGAAAGATTCCAGCGAATCTTCAATATCCGCCCAAACAGCAGGCACCCCCTTCTTAAGGCACGAGCCTATTGATTCAGTATCGATATCGATGCCCAAAACATCGCATTTGTTTACATCTCTGAGCCTTGCGAGCAGCTCTCCCTCGCCGCAGCCGAGATCTAAAACATCCCCGCTTTCAACAAACCGATTCTGGATAATATCATAATCAGACCGGCCCGGCTCGCTGCTTGGTGTGTAAGCAAAGGAATCTGCCATTTTACGAGATGTAGCCCAGACAAAATTTTCTATGTAAGGCCCGATAACATCCGTTTCGATCAGGAACGCATCATGGCCGTGATGAGAGTTGATGTTGGCGTATGAAACATCCTTTTCGTTTGATACAAGGGCATCAACGAGTTCCTGCGAGTGTTTTGGCGGAAAGAGCCAGTCGCTCGAATAGCTCACCACAAAGAACCTGGCCTTAACCGAAGCAAAGGCCTTCTCGAGAGAGCCGAATTCCTTCTCAAGGTCGAAATAATCCATAGCCCTTGTGATGTAGAGGTAGGAATTTGCATCGAATCGCTCAACAAACCTTCTTCCCTGATGGTCGAGGTATGTCTCCACTGAGAATTCAGGGTCGAAATCATAGCTGTAATCATCGGAGTTTCTAAGCGCACGGCCAAACTTCCGCCTCATTCCTTCTTCGGAAAGGTAGGTGATATGTCCAATCATACGGGCTATCCCAAGCCCCCTATCGGGGCCTTTATCTTCGGGATACTGCCCGCTGTTGAATTGTTTATCGGCCAGAATCGCATTACGCCCTACCGCATCAAATGCAATAGCCTGGGCTCCTAGATGGGAGGTAGTGGCGATAAGAACAACGCATTTCACCTTCTCGGGATAATCTATAGCTATTCTCATTGCGTGCATTCCGCCCATAGACCCGCCTATCACACACAGAAGCTTTTCAATTCCGAGCTTATCAACAAACATCTTATGAACCCGCGCCATATCTTTTATGGTAAAGAGCGGGAAATCAAGCCCGTACTTGAGCCCAGTATCCGGGTTTATCGAGGATGGCCCAGTTGTCCCTGAGCAGCCGCCGAGAAAATTCGAGCATATAACAAAGTATTTATCTGTATCAATATACTTGCCCGGACCGATCATATCATCCCACCAGCCGGGTTTGCTGTCTTCGCTGGTGCTGTATCCGGCCACGTGCGCATCACCTGTAAGCGCATGGCAGATATAAACAGCATTTGAGCGGTCTTGGTTCAGCTCGCCGTAGGTTTCGTAGGCAACTTCAACTTCTTTAAGTACGCCGCCCGATTCAAGCTCGAAAACCTCGCCTTCTTCAAGAATGCTCAGTTTCTTCGTTTCCACCACGCCTACGCTTCCGGGTATTCTGTTTTTCTTATAACGATTCGCTTTAATATCCTTTCCTTGAGAACAAAACCTTGAAAATTATGTAATATAGAATAAGGATTTTAGCATTATGGCAATGTTTTTCAACTTTGCTTTTTTAGAATAAAGTGTTAATTGCAAGAATAAAGAATTGACTTAAGACAGGTGTTTTGATTATACTTTCAGTATATTATGCCTGAAGCGGGAAAAACAGGCTTTACTCGTGGATAAACTTTAACTTTTTTACCCTGCAACTCCTTTAAAAACTATAATGAAGATAAAGAAAGCTCTGCAAATATTTACAATGCTTCTACTGCTTACTGCAAGCGGAGAGAGGCATTTTGCGTTTGCTGATGAAGAAAATGAAAAGCTGGAAATATATAAATCTACCCTGAGCTCTGACAAAGAGCCTCAGATGAGGGCTTCCGCAGCAAAGCAGATACTTCTCAGCAACCAGCAGAAAGAAGCATTAGAAATTATCAAACAGGTTTTCAGCTCAGGCAGCCCTGAATCTCAGCAGGCAGTTCTGCAGGCAATAGAAAACAGAGACACTTGGGAGAAGAAACTCCCCCGCCGGCAAGAATACGTCAATATAGTTGTAAACTTCCTTTCATCAAGCGATGCGGCTATGGCACAGCAGGCTGCTCAGAGCCTTTCAGGCTTTGGTTACACAGAGTACGGAGAAAAACTCAAGGAAAAACTGCTCTCTGAAGACACAAGCAAAAAGGGCAAGCTGAACCTTCTGCACACATTATCTTTAAACCTCACAGAGAAGAAGGCTGTTGAGACGATGATTGCTGCGCTGGATTTGAAAGACAAAGAAGTAGCAAAGAAAGCAGCAGAAATACTTCAGGGCTGGGCTCCTGAAGAGGATAACAGCAAGGTATGGGAAGAGTACATAAAAGAACTCAAAGAAAAGAGCCCTGAACAGTTAATCGAAAACAAACTCAAAGCCCAGAACAAAACGATAAAAGAGCTCGAAAACTACAGCGGCAGACTGAAAAACGAGCTGCTCGACACCCTAAACAGGCTCTACGACAGCACCAAAGAGACTGAGCAGAAGGTGGCTTTGATCATAGAAAAGCTTGAGAGCCCAAACTTCAATGTAAGGCTCTGGGCTGTTCGTAAAGCAGAGCAGTGGCGCAGCAATGCGGAAGTGCCCGATCAGATAAAGGAAAAACTCAAAACACTCATTTCGGACGAGAAGGCACAGCTTCGCAAAGCCACAGCCGAGCTTATGGTTTATCTGGCTGAGTGCAATCCTTCTCAGGAGCTGTACACCCAGCTGCAGCGGGAAACAAATCCCGAGGCAAAACTCGCACAGTTTGAAGCCTTAACTGAGAGCTGCTATTTTGGTCTTCTCCAGTCTTCTGAGGTTAAGGTAGAGCCGAAGGTGCGGGTTTTTGCTCTGAATACAGCAAGAAATATGATCCAGAACGGAAACCGCACGCAGGTTCTCTCGGCAGTGGAATCCATAAGGAAACTGCTCGACAGAAACGGCATAAGCGAAGAGGAAACACGGGCATACTTCAAGGCGATTCTAAAAAAATATCAGTCTGTTGTTACAGAAAACCAGAATTATGCAGCAGAGATCCTCGAACGTTCAGCGGGTCTTTTCGCCCAGAACGCTCATTACCGCTCTATCGCTGTGAAACTCTTTGAGCCTGCTTTGAGCCAGACGCTCTCCAGCAAGAACGACAAACTTCTCAGTGCGGCAATATCCTGCCTTGAGGTTATAAGCAAGTCTGATCTGCTCCAGAAGATCCGCAGCGCCGAGCTTTACAATAGGTCAGAGCAGATACTATCCAAATCACTTCAGATAGCCTCTCAGGCCGGCAACGGCAAGGACGTTAAATGGATAGAAAGCAAGATAAAGCAAATGCCCGAGCAGGCAGCAGATGCCCTTAAAAGCATAATGAAAAGAACAGACGGGAAGGTTTCTGATACAGTTGTTTCTCATCTGCAGAGCTATGATATGCCTGAGAAAAAGAAGGCTGAACTGCTTGAGGCTGCGATGCAGAAAAACAACCTTTCCATTGGATCTTTCAAAACAGCTGCCAATGCCCTTTATTCCAGAAATATGCATCAGCAGGCTGCTGTTTGCTACAGAAAGCTTATGTCAGCGGACACCCTTTCTCCCGAGCAGCAGAACAGGGCTTTGAACGTATTTGCGAAGATAAAGGATTATTCAGGCTTCAGCGAAGTGCTAAAGCTGGTTATAAGCAGGACAGATTTCACAAAAGACTCGCAGGCACATAAGCTAACCCTCTCTCTGCTGAACGATAAAGAAATCAGCAAGGAAAATAAGGCCGCATTCCTTGAGAAACTGAGCACTATACCTGCAACAGGCAAGCCTGAATGGAAAAAATTCCTCGATTCACTGACTCCCGAAAAAGAAGAGCAAAAAAAGGAACCGAAAAAACAAAGCAAGCCTTCTGAGCCTGATAAGGACAAAAACCAGCAAAAAGAAAAGCAGAAATAAACAAAAACGGCAAAAAATTTAAAAATAACAGTTTTTAAACTTGATTGCCGTTTTTATTTTAATATGATGTTTCTGTAAATAGAAACGAAAAGGAAAAATTTTTATGATTACATGTGCATACAACAGCTTTTACTGGTGCTGGCTTCCTGAGAAATGAGAGAAGCTTCCGGAAAAGTTGTGCACTTAAAAAAGGTATTTAAGCCGTAAGCTCTCTCAAAGTTTACGGCTTTTTTTGTTAAATTTAGAAAAGATTTGAAGGTTATATTAAAATGAATTTAGACAAGTTCCCCGATTTCGATGAGTTTAAGAAGCAGTTTGCAGAAAACAGCGTGGGAGTGGTATGTTCGGAATTTCTTGCTGATATGGAGACGCCTGTATCTCTGTTCGCAAAACTTTACGACGCCTACCAAGGGCGGATTTTCCTGCTCGAGAGCGTTGAAGGCGGAGATCGCTGGGGCAAATACAGCTTCATAGGCATAGGCGTTCACAAGAAGGTGGAGGTGTTTGCTGAAAACGTTGTGATCACAGGCACGAGCGGCAAGGAAACCATCGCCCATGAAGGCCGGCCTTTTGATGTTCTGCGGAAGATTTCATCAGAGTATAATCTTGCACATATCAGCAGAATTGAAAGGATGCCAGCCGGCCTGGTGGGATATATGAACTACGAGATGGTGAGCTTCTTTGAAAAAATCCCCAACAAGCTCGAAAAAGATAAGTCAATTGCTTGTTTTGTAGTGCCGGAGGTGATTATATCTTTCGATAATTCAAAACACACCTCAATATGCGCCGCCCTCGCCTTCAAAGAAGAGGTCTCCGATCCGAAGCAAGCCTATAAGCAGGCCGCTGATAAGGTAATCTCGGTAAGGCATATGCTTCAAACCCCGGCAGTTTCCACAATAGCCAAGGACGACGGGGATTTCTCAGTGAAGCCGACCTGCGGCAAAGAAGAATTTATGGAAAAGGTGGAGAAGGTTAAGGAGCATATAGCAGAAGGCGATATAATTCAGGCTGTGATATCGCACCCCTTTATATGTGAACACCGGGTCAGTCCGCTCTCGCTTTACAGGGCACAGCGTTATATTAACCCCTCGCCTTATATGTTCTTCATCGATATAGATGAGAGAACCCTTGTGGGCTCATCCCCTGAAACGATGGTTCGCCTTGAAAACGATAAGGCTTTTCTGAAGCCGATTGCAGGCACGAGAAAAAGAGGAGCAAGCCAGCAGCAAGACCGCAAACTCGCCGATGAACTGCTAAAAGACGAGAAAGAACGTGCTGAGCACCTGATGCTTGTGGACCTCGGCAGGAACGACCTCGGACGAATCGCCCAAACCGGCACCGTTCAGGTAACGGACCTGATGATAGTGGAGCGGTATTCGCACGTTATGCACCTTGTATCGAATGTTGAGTGCAATATCAGGCAGCAGAAAGACTGCTTCGACCTCATCCGTGCTGCCTTTCCCGCAGGAACGCTCTCAGGAGCTCCGAAGGTTCGGGCGATGGAGATTATCGGCGAGATGGAAGAGGAGCCCAGAGGCCCATACGGCGGCTGCGCAGGCTATATCTCATTCAACGGGGATATGGATATGGCTATTACGATACGAACTGCTGTTGTGGAAAAAGATAAGGTTACAGTACAGGCAGGGGCAGGAATAGTGGCAGATTCAGATCCCGAGAGCGAATATATCGAAACAGTTAATAAATCTATGTCTATCCAGAGAGCTCTAACTTTCATAGAGGAAGTTATGCTCCCGGGAAGCCATTAATTAATAGAAAAGAAAGGCTGAGCAATGATACTTCTAATAGATAATTACGACTCATTCACCTATAATCTTGAGCAGTATCTCAGGGAGCTTGAGGCGGAAACTGCGGTTTACAGAAACGACGCCCTTACCTGCCCTGAGATAGAGAAGATGAATCCTGAGGCAATAGTAATATCACCCGGGCCGGGAAGGCCGTCTCATGCGGGAATTTCCGTTGAAACGGTAAAAAAATTCAGCGGAAAGATTCCGATTCTGGGGGTTTGTCTTGGTCATCAGGCTATTGCTGAGGCATTTGGCGGAAAGATAATACGCGCGGGAAAAATTATGCACGGAAAAACCTCCGAGATAACAAACGATGCCAAGGGAATATTCTCCGGCTTCAAGAAACCATTCAGGGCGATGAGATATCATTCGCTCGTGGTTGACCGAGATTCGCTGCCGGAAGAGCTGGTGATAACCGCTGAGAGCGAAGACGGTGAGATTATGGGGCTTCGCCATAGAAGCCACTTCACCGAAGGCGTGCAGTTTCATCCGGAATCGATAATGAGTCCGCACGGCAAAAGGATGCTGCGGAATTTTATAAATCAGGCCAAACTGCTCACCGATAAAGACGGCGGGGCAGGCAGATTCGCCGAGGCATTAATTTAAGGGAGATTGAACGATGATTTCTGATGTACTGAATAATTTAATTGCAAAGAACGATTTATCCCGCAGGCAGGTTGCAGAGCTTTTCGATCATATGCTCTCAGGCGATCTTACCGGCTCTCAGACGGGAGCTCTGATTATGGGACTTGCCTGCAAGGGGGTATCATTTGAAGAGCTGGCTGGAGCCGCCTCGGCTATGCGTGCTAAGGCGAGAAAGATGCAGCTTACCGCCTCTAACCATATAGACACCTGCGGGACAGGCGGAGACAGCCTAGGCACGTTCAACATCTCCACCGCCACTGCCTTCGTTGCCGCCGGAGCGGGGGTAAGCGTTGCCAAGCACGGTAACAGGAGCGTTTCAAGCAAATGCGGGAGCGCAGATGTCCTTGAAGCCTTCGGGGTTAATCTGGACGTGGAGCCTGAAATTGTGGCCGATGCTGTGGACACGATCGGGATAGGATTTCTCTTTGCGCCAAAGTTTCACTCGTCAATGAAACACGCCGCCGGCCCGAGAAAAGAACTCGGGATAAGAAGCATATTCAATATGCTTGGGCCTCTTACCAATCCTGCGGGCACAAGACGCCAGCTTCTGGGCGTGTTTGCACCGGAGCTTACAGAGATGTTCGCAAACGCCTTGAATCTGCTGGGTTCCCAGAGGGCATTTATCGTCCACGGCAATGACGGGCTCGATGAGATCTCCGTATGCGATTCCACCCGCATAAGCGAGCTGAACAATGGGACAGTGAAGACA
This window of the Sedimentisphaera salicampi genome carries:
- the hypD gene encoding trans-4-hydroxy-L-proline dehydratase; the encoded protein is MNQRVRKLREESINTKPFICPERAELVTDFYIKELDERLSAPIARARMFEYILANKSIHISEGEMIVGERGSGPKAVSTYPEICCHSIEDLEIMSTREKTQYAVSDDVKKVYKDRIIPYWQGKTMREEVFERAGEDWMKAFDAGVFTEFMEQRSPGHAILDDKIYNRGLNDFKEEIRESVYEIESDSEAKEKHQQLEAMAIAADALIMFAGRYADLAAELAKNESNSEKKEQLLEIERICRKVPASKPDTFREALQMYWFIHLGVIIETNPWDSYNPGRIDQNLMPFYEKEIQSGRLTREQAVELLECFWIKFNNHPAPPKVGITEEQSGTYTDFSLINVGGVLPADGSDAVNELSYMIMDVVEEMRLTQPSSCIQLSEKNPDKFLERACKVICEGFGQPSVFNTDVIIKEMLNAGKSLEDARNGGPSGCVTVSAFGKESCILTGYCNMPKILEITINAGVDPLTGRQVGLKTKPAEEIESFDDFLEQYKRQLNYFIDLKISLNSEIERLYAERMPVPFMSLLVDDCINRGLDYHNGGPRYNPTYIQGVGLGSAADAFAGLKYNVFDEKNISMKELAEALKNNFEDNEYLRQQLLNKTPKYGNDDNYADEIAKNVFQMYYDALNGKPNTKGGFYRVNLLPTTSHIYFGTVTGALPSGRKAGEPLSDGISPTQGADQVGPTGVIKSASCFDHSLTGGTLLNMKFSPELMKDKGVKALADLIRSYFKLGGHHIQFNVVDKETLLDAQQNPEKHKDLIVRVAGYSDYFIVLGKELQDEIIKRTEQDV
- the metX gene encoding homoserine O-acetyltransferase MetX; its protein translation is METKKLSILEEGEVFELESGGVLKEVEVAYETYGELNQDRSNAVYICHALTGDAHVAGYSTSEDSKPGWWDDMIGPGKYIDTDKYFVICSNFLGGCSGTTGPSSINPDTGLKYGLDFPLFTIKDMARVHKMFVDKLGIEKLLCVIGGSMGGMHAMRIAIDYPEKVKCVVLIATTSHLGAQAIAFDAVGRNAILADKQFNSGQYPEDKGPDRGLGIARMIGHITYLSEEGMRRKFGRALRNSDDYSYDFDPEFSVETYLDHQGRRFVERFDANSYLYITRAMDYFDLEKEFGSLEKAFASVKARFFVVSYSSDWLFPPKHSQELVDALVSNEKDVSYANINSHHGHDAFLIETDVIGPYIENFVWATSRKMADSFAYTPSSEPGRSDYDIIQNRFVESGDVLDLGCGEGELLARLRDVNKCDVLGIDIDTESIGSCLKKGVPAVWADIEDSLESFADGQFDYVVLSKTLQTTKRPKELLKEIVRIGRKAVVTFPNFAHISCRTQLFFAGRAPTTSSLPYSWYDSPNVHFFSMKDFEKLCRSINIRIEQRIVPRTAGTGIVNFLPNLFGREAIYLISRES
- a CDS encoding anthranilate synthase component I family protein, with amino-acid sequence MNLDKFPDFDEFKKQFAENSVGVVCSEFLADMETPVSLFAKLYDAYQGRIFLLESVEGGDRWGKYSFIGIGVHKKVEVFAENVVITGTSGKETIAHEGRPFDVLRKISSEYNLAHISRIERMPAGLVGYMNYEMVSFFEKIPNKLEKDKSIACFVVPEVIISFDNSKHTSICAALAFKEEVSDPKQAYKQAADKVISVRHMLQTPAVSTIAKDDGDFSVKPTCGKEEFMEKVEKVKEHIAEGDIIQAVISHPFICEHRVSPLSLYRAQRYINPSPYMFFIDIDERTLVGSSPETMVRLENDKAFLKPIAGTRKRGASQQQDRKLADELLKDEKERAEHLMLVDLGRNDLGRIAQTGTVQVTDLMIVERYSHVMHLVSNVECNIRQQKDCFDLIRAAFPAGTLSGAPKVRAMEIIGEMEEEPRGPYGGCAGYISFNGDMDMAITIRTAVVEKDKVTVQAGAGIVADSDPESEYIETVNKSMSIQRALTFIEEVMLPGSH
- a CDS encoding anthranilate synthase component II — its product is MILLIDNYDSFTYNLEQYLRELEAETAVYRNDALTCPEIEKMNPEAIVISPGPGRPSHAGISVETVKKFSGKIPILGVCLGHQAIAEAFGGKIIRAGKIMHGKTSEITNDAKGIFSGFKKPFRAMRYHSLVVDRDSLPEELVITAESEDGEIMGLRHRSHFTEGVQFHPESIMSPHGKRMLRNFINQAKLLTDKDGGAGRFAEALI
- the trpD gene encoding anthranilate phosphoribosyltransferase, whose product is MISDVLNNLIAKNDLSRRQVAELFDHMLSGDLTGSQTGALIMGLACKGVSFEELAGAASAMRAKARKMQLTASNHIDTCGTGGDSLGTFNISTATAFVAAGAGVSVAKHGNRSVSSKCGSADVLEAFGVNLDVEPEIVADAVDTIGIGFLFAPKFHSSMKHAAGPRKELGIRSIFNMLGPLTNPAGTRRQLLGVFAPELTEMFANALNLLGSQRAFIVHGNDGLDEISVCDSTRISELNNGTVKTYELYPDIYFGSYAEPESLKGGDVQQNAEIIDDIFSGSKSPARDVVVINAAFAITAGGEAEGIEEGIKIAEEVIDQGKAKNKLKELAEFA